From a single Candidatus Defluviilinea gracilis genomic region:
- a CDS encoding (Fe-S)-binding protein gives MAPKYEKAKAIERENVIVDGIDVSGHWNRMFEQRVITEYTPELIEKIADIPNAESFANCYQCAKCVAVCPVDVVGNYGPRKLYRYAQTGMDLTEAPELWLCTTCANCLRVCPKEVNMVKIMPAAREQAILDGKFVPPELQQAFENTAKSGNPLGQPQRKRDAWIQNAGVPVPIIKDAARPVDVLWYVGSYPSYHPRGIDAASAAARIFNALGIDFAILGKEEKDDADSQRLAGEKGLFEMMTEYNIETFNKYEWKELVVTGPHELNAFKNVYPKYGFERPVLHYTTFLVRYLDQLKPMLKHPVNKKITYHDPCYLGRHNGEYEAPRQLLEAIPGVELVEMGRNRENGYCCGGGGGGMWMDSFTAKHTTMRLSEKRAMEAASTGANVLAVACPFEVSRFTDAVKSTGNEHVDVLDILELLDRAMRGE, from the coding sequence ATGGCACCTAAGTATGAAAAAGCAAAAGCGATAGAAAGAGAAAACGTCATCGTAGACGGTATTGACGTTTCGGGACATTGGAACCGCATGTTTGAACAGCGGGTCATCACCGAGTACACACCCGAGCTGATCGAGAAGATCGCGGACATCCCGAACGCGGAGTCGTTTGCGAATTGTTATCAATGCGCCAAGTGCGTTGCCGTCTGCCCTGTAGATGTGGTCGGGAATTACGGTCCGCGCAAGTTGTATCGCTACGCCCAAACAGGCATGGACTTGACCGAAGCGCCCGAACTCTGGCTTTGCACGACGTGCGCGAATTGTCTGCGCGTGTGTCCCAAAGAAGTGAACATGGTCAAGATCATGCCCGCCGCGCGCGAACAGGCGATCCTTGACGGAAAATTTGTCCCGCCCGAATTACAGCAGGCATTCGAGAACACCGCCAAGAGCGGCAATCCGCTTGGACAACCTCAACGCAAGCGCGATGCGTGGATTCAAAATGCGGGCGTGCCTGTGCCGATCATCAAAGATGCGGCGCGTCCTGTGGATGTGCTTTGGTATGTCGGCTCGTATCCTTCGTATCATCCGCGCGGCATTGACGCGGCATCGGCGGCAGCGAGAATCTTCAACGCGTTGGGAATTGATTTTGCAATTTTAGGCAAAGAAGAAAAAGACGACGCCGACTCCCAGCGTTTGGCTGGCGAGAAGGGTCTGTTCGAGATGATGACCGAGTACAACATCGAGACCTTCAATAAGTACGAGTGGAAGGAATTGGTCGTCACGGGACCTCACGAACTCAATGCGTTCAAGAACGTGTATCCGAAATATGGTTTCGAGCGCCCCGTGCTTCATTACACAACTTTCCTCGTTCGTTATCTCGATCAACTCAAGCCGATGTTGAAGCACCCCGTCAATAAGAAGATTACCTATCACGATCCCTGCTATCTCGGACGTCACAACGGCGAATACGAAGCGCCGCGTCAACTGCTGGAAGCCATCCCTGGCGTGGAACTGGTCGAGATGGGACGCAACCGCGAAAACGGTTACTGTTGCGGCGGGGGCGGCGGCGGCATGTGGATGGACTCGTTCACCGCCAAGCACACCACCATGCGTCTCTCGGAAAAACGCGCGATGGAAGCCGCGTCCACGGGCGCGAACGTGCTGGCAGTCGCTTGTCCCTTCGAAGTCTCGCGCTTCACGGATGCGGTCAAGTCCACGGGCAATGAGCATGTGGATGTGCTGGATATTTTGGAGTTGTTGGATAGGGCGATGAGGGGTGAGTGA
- a CDS encoding CoB--CoM heterodisulfide reductase iron-sulfur subunit A family protein produces MSNKVLVIGGGPAGLEAARSVAELGGEAILIEKRERLGGTPDRESYAKLTHHWRDASEAMAELAASVTSHANVQVKYQAEVKGMSGSAGNFTVEIEAGGVAESLNVGSVIIATGFQHFDPGRATQYYNYYSFPDVITLTDLEKMLKEHKVVRPSNGEAPKKIAFIQCVGSRDRQIGNEYCSKVCCGIASKQAIELREQLPDSKVMIFYIDMRMYGYWENEIYWPAQEKYKVNYVKGVISEVLKKGDQLLIRGEDTTMSRPMEVTMDMVVLSVGMEPSAGTRAISQLMGVQQNKYGFIEAGGAGGLDTVATSVPGIFVAGAAAGPADLNDSISSAGLAAARAMALVRA; encoded by the coding sequence ATGTCAAACAAAGTCTTGGTCATCGGCGGGGGACCAGCGGGACTGGAAGCGGCGCGGTCTGTGGCTGAACTCGGCGGGGAAGCGATACTCATCGAAAAGCGCGAACGTCTCGGCGGCACGCCCGACCGTGAGTCTTACGCCAAGTTGACTCATCATTGGCGCGACGCGTCGGAAGCGATGGCGGAACTTGCCGCGTCGGTCACGAGTCACGCCAATGTGCAGGTGAAGTATCAAGCCGAAGTGAAGGGAATGTCGGGGAGCGCTGGCAACTTCACCGTCGAGATCGAAGCGGGCGGGGTTGCCGAGTCGCTCAATGTTGGATCGGTCATCATCGCCACGGGCTTCCAGCATTTCGATCCAGGCCGCGCGACGCAATACTACAATTATTATTCGTTCCCCGATGTCATCACGCTGACCGATCTCGAAAAAATGTTGAAGGAACACAAGGTCGTGCGTCCGTCGAACGGCGAAGCGCCGAAGAAGATCGCGTTCATTCAATGCGTCGGTTCGCGCGACAGGCAAATTGGAAACGAATATTGTTCGAAAGTTTGCTGCGGCATTGCAAGCAAACAAGCCATCGAGTTGCGCGAGCAATTGCCCGACAGCAAAGTGATGATCTTTTACATTGACATGCGCATGTATGGGTATTGGGAAAATGAAATTTACTGGCCTGCGCAGGAAAAATATAAAGTCAATTATGTGAAGGGCGTCATCAGCGAAGTGTTGAAGAAGGGCGATCAACTTTTGATTCGCGGCGAAGACACAACGATGAGCCGCCCGATGGAAGTGACGATGGATATGGTCGTGTTGTCGGTCGGCATGGAGCCGAGCGCAGGCACGCGCGCCATTTCGCAGTTGATGGGTGTTCAGCAAAATAAATACGGCTTCATCGAAGCGGGCGGCGCGGGCGGACTCGATACGGTCGCCACATCCGTCCCTGGAATTTTTGTCGCGGGCGCGGCGGCGGGCCCCGCCGATCTGAACGACTCGATTTCATCCGCTGGTCTTGCGGCGGCGCGCGCGATGGCGTTGGTGAGGGCGTAG